The genomic stretch TCTTCGGCCCCGCGCCGAAGGGGGCAACCGTGGATGCGCTGAAGGGCAAGGACTACGGTGAGGGGTACCTCGCGACGCCCGTGCCTTCGAACGTTCGCGGCTACCAGGAACTGCACCGCAACTACGGCAGGCTCTCGTGGGCGGAGGTCCTCGAACCCGCGATCGAATTGGCCGAGAAGGGGTTCGTGGTGACCGCGGACTTCAGCCATTACGTGGAGCAGTACAAGCCGTTGCTCTCGAAGTACTCCGCCACGAGGGACGTGTTCCTGCCCGGCGGCCGGGTGCCCCAGCCGGGGGACATCTTCGTGCAGAAGGACTTGGCCTGGACCCTCAAGACGATGGCGGCCGAAGGGGCGGAGGCGTTCTACAGCGGTCCGATTGCCAAGCGAATCGTCGACTTCTATCAGAAGCACGGCGGGTTGTTGACCCCCGAGGATCTCAGCTCGTACCAGGCCCGATGGGTGA from Vicinamibacterales bacterium encodes the following:
- a CDS encoding gamma-glutamyltransferase, with the translated sequence MHTFSERRILHGAAVMLVVLMLSAFQSARAQIVERPLVTGQHGIVTSLDPLASMAGMKILLKGGNAFDAAVATAVAVAVVDPKNSTIGGQGFATVRVAKTGEVLALNFFGPAPKGATVDALKGKDYGEGYLATPVPSNVRGYQELHRNYGRLSWAEVLEPAIELAEKGFVVTADFSHYVEQYKPLLSKYSATRDVFLPGGRVPQPGDIFVQKDLAWTLKTMAAEGAEAFYSGPIAKRIVDFYQKHGGLLTPEDLSSYQARWVKPISTTYRGITFYTPPPNSSGIALLLELNLLEGYDLKSMGHNTP